The region TATTTTATAGTTATTAAAAGAGGTCTTTAGACTTACTGATATCTTGAGGTAGATTTTTATCATATATCATTCTTCATatatctaaaaatagaaaatgtaagcAAAATAAATTGGTTAAGGTTGTCAAAGCCCTTGACCAAAGACCACCAGAAACACACTCATAGTCAAAAAAAGTCAGGTTTATTTAACTTGAAGCAGTAAGGAGAGTGCATCCTGGGGACACCCTTGTGTGTATCTCCTTAAATCTGGGCTTTTGTTCCACGGTTCTGCGGAGGGATTAGGGAAGTGGGGACCAGTTCTGGATTAAATGCTGTCAAGAGGAAGAGGCAATTCAGACTGGGTATCTTTATAATGCTTACCTAGGAGGCAGGAGGATTCACGGAGGGCTAGAGTTGTATCTTTGGTAAAGAAGCACcaatcgggaattccctggtggcctagtggttaggattccggggggacccaggttcaatccctggtcagggaacatcccacaagctgcgtggcgtggctaaaaaaaaaaaaaaaggacccagTCACTCAGAGAAAGGCGAAGTCATTTTTGTGGTCACAAAGTGGCCCCATCTGAGCATCTAAGCATGTCTCATTCTAAGCACTGATAaataacaaaattcaactgaataAATCTGAAGATTTAACTGGCTTTATTTAATGATTCAGCATCCTATCCAGTAAACAGAAAAGTGCTCCACGGAATTGTACAAAATGGAAGGGTTTTACAGAAGGAAGGACGGGTGGCTAGGGAAgttattaacaaaaggaaagaactgTTTCAGGCCAGGTCATATTCTTTTTTGGGGGAAGGGGACGGAAGGGGTCTTTATGCAGATTACCTCACTAGTGCTGATCAGGAAATTTCAGATTATCTGTTTATAGGTCACATTCCTGGGAGAGATTAAAACTGcaattaagtcttggtttgctgtCATGGGGGCAAATGACTCTGTTCTGGGGCctgttgtttcttcttcttcttcctttttaatagcATGGTTTATGTTCTGCTGGTATCATCACTATCTGAATATCAGAAGGGCCATCTTACACTTTCTTAGctccggaccagggatccaacccacgccccctgcagtggaagcacggagccctaaccactggaccgccagggaagtccccatcttacTTTCTTGATAGTCTTAAAACTTCACATTGATGTCCATTAGAGAAAAAAGCACCCCCATTTCAAAGATGCTAAAATGTAGGGGAAAATGTTCATGCTAGATTTGATGAAATAGGATTCATGCTGTATTACCCTGGGCAAGTAATTTAACCCTTTAAGGCTCAACTTcctgctctgtaaaatgggaacaacacAATCTACTACATAAGACTTGTGAGGTCTAAGAAATAATGTCTACAAAGTGCCTGGTATAATACTGGCTGTATCGCTCAGGGTCCAACCAGGCAAACAGGAACCACTCTAAGAATGTAAAAACAGAGAATTTAATGCAGGGGATTGGTGACACGGGTGACAGGGGTGATGGAAGGGCTGAGAAGCCCAACAGCAGACAATGAGGCAACCCAGAGATTAGCAAAAACCAGAAGCTGCCCACACTCCTTAACTGGAGGGACAAATTAGAGGAGGTGGAATTAGTGGAGCCTGGCCGGGAGGACCACCATCGGAAGTTGGAACCACAGCAGCCTATCCAGTAGGAGGTGGCGCCACAGGGGAGCCTCGCCTGCTGCTGGAGACCTGCCAGAGCCcgagcaagagagagaaagagaagaaataacctGGCTTTTTCATACCTCCTAACTTCCAGTCTCCTGCCAATGTctcccactggccaaacccaAGCCTGAAAGGCAGCTGTCCTGGAAGCCTGAGAAACTACACCCTGCAAGGCAATACAGAGCAGAGCAGAAGCGCAAGGAAGGGATCTGCAGCAAAAGGGTAGAGAACAACCATTAGATAGAAATAGGTTAAACAGGCTTGGTAATGCCTATATTTGTAAAACCTTTAAAGTACTGGATACACGTGAAAATAACAAAATCATTCACTTAAAACCATACCATAATCCACATAAGCTAGTTCacatctcccctcccaccccaacctACTACATTATTCTGATTACTGCTGTGTCTGGTCTAATACAGTGGCATTTTAAGACGGATTTTCAGTGTCAGGCATGTTCTCCACTGAAATCTCATGAGGGCTTCTACGGCAGAGGGAGATGCCCATTCTATGTCACAGAGGTCAAAGCTCAGCCACAGTAGAATTATGATGCAGCAGCGTCATGGCAACTGGACGCTGATCTTGGAGCTCTCAAGGACTTCTGCAAGACCTGTGGGAAGGGTCACAATCTCTGgactcacttttaaaaaatggaaatcacaacCCTCGGGATGGTTTACGCGCGCCCACAACACTCCACTTGGCTCTTCATCTTTCCATTCCCTTGTCCAGAAGGCTCCACAATGTTCTTTGAAATAAAGGATAAACTTGTCTAAGAAAACAGATAACgtacccaagatcacagagctagcaAATCGGAAGGAATTCATTCTCTACTCTTCCCACGCCAAGGCGCTTTCCGCTCCCCCACCGGTTCTTTTCGCGCCCCGGACATCCTCTGGCGGTGGAAAGCTTGTTCAGGGAAAGGCAAGAGAGACCCCGCTCAAAATCCTGGGGCACTTGGTAGCGCTCTTCGTGCAGCCAACGTGCCCGACTGGCGGCTCAATAGAGGGCGACCCGCCAGGCTCGGCCGGCCGGCTCAGGACGCTTCCGGCTCGGGGGAGCTCAGGGTCCTCTCCCGCAGGCCCGCGACCCCCACCTCCGCGCCAGGGGGCAGCCGGAAGCCagctgccctgcccaccccctgcgGGTCGCGGGGTTTCTAACGGAGCCGCGTGCCAGGGGCGGGGCCACGTGCGATTGGCCGCTCGAAGTCGGGGGCGGGCCCGCAGCGGGCCGGTCCGGCGGGCGCCGACAATGAGCCTCCATAAAAGGGAGCGGCGGGGGGCTAGAGCCCCGGATTGAGCCCTCCCCGCCCGGGGTCCCGACGCTCTAGGTCTCGGGGAGGCCCAGACGCGACCGTCGCAGGCCGGGCCGGCGAGCGGCgggcggcggggagggggctgCACGGGGCGGGAGGCGGGAGGCGGCCGCCAGCTTGCGCGCAGGCCTGCGCGCCAGTCCTCCGGCGTCCGGTCACCGAGAGCCCCCCCCGGCCGCGCCATGGCCGTGAAGGCCGAGGGCGCCGCGCTCGACTGCTTCGAGGTGACGCTCAAATGCGAGGAAGGGGAGGACGACGAGGAGGCCATGGTGGTGGCCGTAATCCCGCGGCCCGAGCCGATGCTCAGAGGTGAGAATGGGAGGGGAATCCCACTTCCGCGTCATGGTCCGGGACTcgggcttcccccccccccatcagTCGGGGGTCTGGGTACCCCCTCCCGCACCTCCAGTCTGGGATCCAAGCGCCCCCACTCCACTCCGGCCTGGTGCCCGGGCGCCCCCTTCCCCCTTCTGTCTGAGGCCTTGGCGCCCTCTTGCTCCACCCCCAGCGGGGTTTGGAATCTCAGGCCTCCCCgaattccccctcccccgcccccgcccagggTCTGGAGCCTTCGATCCACGCCCCGCGAGCTCCGGATCTTCCGGTGCCCGAGCGCCCCCTCGCCCGGGCCCAGCACGACGGCTTCGAGGTGACGCTGGCGggtcccgccccccccccgcggaggcagaggcagaggctggcccAGGGGCCAGGCCGTGTTCTAGGCCGAGGGCCGAGGGGCGGCAGGGCCGAGGGGCTGCAGGGCCTCCACGCCGGAGCTAGGGGCCCCGCACCTTGGTGTCCGGAGCGATTCGGTGGGTGGAGGCAGGCGCCGCTGCAGCCCGCCAAAAGGTGGATTGTAAGGGCGCTCCGTGCAGAAAGCTTTCCTACGCCCCCCTCACCATCCCCGGACCTTGCACTTGCATAAGCCACAGGTGTCAGATTCTAGCGCTGCAAGGGTGAAAGGGGTTGCATACGACACCTAGTTTGGGAAAAGGAGTGCTTGCTACGCGCGCCCTCAGCCACTCTAGAAGGGGATTGGCCTGGGGAGGGGGTTTGAGGAGCGGTCTGGAAGCACTcgctttcccctcctccctcaccgATTTCTCCAGTCCTCAGGATCTTGCAAACCCTAAGAAAACAAAGAGCCACCTTAGTGGAAGACACAGTATTCATGAAAATGCAAAATCTTTTCGTTCCTAGATACCCCGTCCCTCAGGAGGACAGTACCCAAAAGGTTGAGAGCAAGGCCATTCATTTAGCCTCAGCAGGACATGATGATGTTTCCCTGCACTGCCTCTCCTTTTTGGAATCAAGAGTGctataaaatgagggaaataaagGCCACTACCCTTCTCAGAGCTTTCAATCCAAAAAAGAGGTTCTTTCTGTACTTCTGCTAATATTTCTCGAGTGCTCAGTGCCAGGCTGTCTCAGTTAACCCTCTCAACAACCCTGCGAGAGTATCCTCCTTCCCCAGAGAAGtgaattcattcaacaagtatttgggGGCACCTCTTATATGTCAAGCACTGTTTTAGGCTGGGCATGCTAATCGCTATAAACAAAGTCGAAACTCTGCTGTTCTGAAACGTATATGTAGACACTAATGACCAAAGATAGATGAAGATAAATGTATAGCATGTCAGGTGGTTCAGAGAACAGGAAATCAAAGTAAGGAGAAAAGAGTGAGGGTGTTTCATCTGGAATATCAAGTGGTCGGGAAAACCTTCTCTAATAAGGTGAATTTCGAACACAAACCAAAGGAAGCGAGGGAGAGAACCCTGTAGATAATTGGAGGTTAAGAATTTTTGGCAGAGAGACTAGCAAGTACAAAGGTCCTGAAGCAGAAGCTTCTTGAAAGATTTGGggtgggaaagaaaaacagacgAATTCAAGGGTTTTGGCCTGAGCGACTGGAAGGATGGACTTCCCATTTGCCGAGATGGAAAGACTGGAGTGCAGGCCTGCGGGAGATGGGGAGTTAAGGTTTGAACATGGCAAGTTTGAGAAGTTTATGACACATTCAAGCACAGATGTCAGATGGTAAGTAAGACATGTGAATCTAAATTTCCTGGGAGAGTCTGGTTAGAGGTATAGACGTGGGAGTTGTCAGCAGGCAGGCACTGGGATGAGACCACCAGAGGAAGGAGGTACATAAAGATGGGGTCCCAGGACCATTGTGGAATGCTCCAGTGATTCCAGTGTGGAGACTGAGTCACTCCTCATCAAACACTGCTGAATgccactacatgccaggcactgtgccgagTGCTGGAGATACAGTTGTGAAGGATCAAAAATCCATGCTGTCTTGGACCTACAGTGTAGTCAGGAGACAAAGGGAACGAGTAGGAAATGAAGCAGTGAGGGGAACAGGGAGCTCAGGTGGGGCAGATGGCAGCTTTCTAAGGGACGGCAGACAAGCCTTGGGTGAGAAGACAGTTCTGTTCCGGAGAAGAGACTGGCACGGGTGCCCGAAAAAGAGCCCCAGTGAAGTAAGAGAAGAACCAATAGAAGGTGGTGCCCTGGAGTCCAAGTGACGAAAATCAAGATGGAAGAAGCCATCTGTCAAAGGACAAAGTTGAAGAGCTGACCGCTGGGTTTAGCATTGGTGACCTTGACGAGAGCTGTTTTGGAGGAGTGGTGGGAAAGAAAGCCCAACTGCAACCAAGAGATTCCTGCCCACGGTCACATGGGAGAGGGGTACAACCCAGCCTTGGAGCTAGACCTTCTGAGACCAAGCCAGTTCTCAGACCCGTTTCAAATGCCACCTCTGCCAGGCAGTCCCCAGGTGTTAGGGTCTCCCATATTTGTCTTTCGCTCCATCTCcacaggtgggagggaggtgcagccACGAGGGATCAGAAGCGCTGAGCTGCCAGGCTAACGTGGGTCTGAGCCTGCATCCTTTGCTGAGCTGAGAAGGGTTCCCATCCTGTCGGAGCTTATGGTCCACGTGCACAGGGAACAGGTGCCGTGTCGACCAGTAGGGACGAGCGAGGTCACCGCTGCAAAGGCTTTGGGAGGGGAGGCTATTTCCGACAGGATGGGAGGCCTCTTGAAGGGGCCTCAACAAGTGGAGGAACAGGCGTGGATGCCATTCACTGACCCGAGGAGGCTCATTGAGCGTCTCCTCTCCTACGTGCCAGGCCCTGCGGGGCCAGTAAGATGACAACATTTACCATTCTTGTCTTCAAGGAAGTGCTTCGCCGTGGCCTGGTAGTCGCATATGGATATAATCACCTGCCAGGGGTTGGAGGTCAGGAAGGCTTCACAGGGCTGAGGATTTGAGCAGGGCCACGAAGGAAGTAGAGGAGTTTGCCAGACTGATGGGCTGCCAAGGCCGAAGACATGCAGGAACGCAGTCTGTTGGACTGAAATACCTGTTGGACCTGTGGTCCGAGGCTAGATTGAGGTCGCAGGATGCCGAGGCATGTAGGCTGTGTTTATCGTGGCTAGTGCCTTGTGGACtccaggggaggggagaaagagacTCTGGGTGGGAAAGTTCCTCCCCTACGTACGCCACCGGGTTTGGGGAGTCCTGTTCTCTATATCGTTGGTTGTGGGCACCTTCACTGACagtccccgccccctcctctccctccgtaGTGGCCCAGCGGGCGAAGTCCCCACCGCCAAGGCCCAGCCTGCTGGAGGCAGGTGGCGACGGCTGTGAGGAGCCCAGGCAGCAGGTGTCTTGGGAGCAGGAGTTCCTGGTGGGGAACAGCCCGGGAGGCAGCGGGCGGGCGCTGTGCATGGTGTGTGGGGCCGAGATCCGGGCCCCCTCGGCGGACACGGCGCGCGCCCACATCCTGGAGCAGCACCCTCACACCCTGGACCTGAGCCCTTCTGAGAAGAGCAACATCCTGGAGGCCTGGAGTGAGGGGGTGGCCCTTTTGCAAGACTTCAGGGCCGAGCAGCCATCCCCGCCCCATTCAGGtagcggggctgggggaggggtggagggggaaggCAAAGTCAGGACTCCCTCGTTGCTCACCGGCGTCTGCCCCCTGCAGACTCAGGCCAGGAGGTCGAAGTGGACCCAGACTCCGACCCGGACCCTGCCGAAATGCCAGCAGAGATTGTCGTTCTCCTCGACTCCGAGGACAACCCCTCCCTCCCTAGAAGGAGCCGGCCCAGGGGACTCCGCCCTCTGGAGCTTCCTGGTCAGTCATCCCAGAGCCTTGGAGGCTGgcttgggggggaggggaagcgtGGGCCCTGCCATCTGGGTGGAGAGAGGCTGCTGGGCAGGCACCTTCAGCAGCCCTGTGGTTACGGCAATCAGGCCTCTTAGAAAGGTCTTGTCTCTTGCAGCGGCCCCTGTCCCAGAGCCGGTAAGCAAGAAGCCACGTGGTCAGAGATGGAAGGAGCCCCCTGGGGAGGAGCCGGtcagaaagaaaagaggcagACCCATGACCAAAaccctggacctggacccggacccggacccagGTGAAGGCGAGGAAGGTGTGGGCTCCAGGAGGAAAGCTAGGACCCTGGGGGGGCTGAGGGGATGCGTGGCAGAGGGCACCTGCGCCTCAGCTGAGGCCGTGGGCTCAGCCCCTGGGAGTCTGACCTCGCAGTTCCATCCTGTCCTCCCTGCCAGATCCCCCCTCACCCGACTCACCCACCGAGACTTTTGCGGCTCCCGCCGAGGTCCGACACTTCACCGACGGCAGCTTCCCCGCTGGCTTCGTCCTCCAGCTCTTCTCCCACACCCAGCTCAGGGCCTCAGACAGCAAGGACTCGCCCAAAGAGGGGAGAGTGGCAGAAAGAGGCCTTCTCCAGCCGGAAAGCCCCTCCCCAGGTGAGCTCCTGAGCGGGGATGACAAGTGGGGGGTCAGGAAGGCCACATCCCGGGGCTCTGGCCTCCACGAGGCTGCTCGGCAGCAGAGCCCAGGGTAGAGGTGGCTGGTGCTCCAGTCCCCTGGGAGCGGGGCCGAGGGCAGGTGGATTTAAATACGGCGGCCAGCCAGAGAGCTGAGTTTTTCTGCGAGCTCCTTGGGAGCGTCCTGGCTGGT is a window of Eschrichtius robustus isolate mEscRob2 chromosome 11, mEscRob2.pri, whole genome shotgun sequence DNA encoding:
- the SPINDOC gene encoding spindlin interactor and repressor of chromatin-binding protein isoform X1; amino-acid sequence: MAVKAEGAALDCFEVTLKCEEGEDDEEAMVVAVIPRPEPMLRVAQRAKSPPPRPSLLEAGGDGCEEPRQQVSWEQEFLVGNSPGGSGRALCMVCGAEIRAPSADTARAHILEQHPHTLDLSPSEKSNILEAWSEGVALLQDFRAEQPSPPHSDSGQEVEVDPDSDPDPAEMPAEIVVLLDSEDNPSLPRRSRPRGLRPLELPAAPVPEPVSKKPRGQRWKEPPGEEPVRKKRGRPMTKTLDLDPDPDPGEGEEDPPSPDSPTETFAAPAEVRHFTDGSFPAGFVLQLFSHTQLRASDSKDSPKEGRVAERGLLQPESPSPAPPPGLRGTLDLQVIRVRLEEPPAVSLLQDWSKHPQGTKGVGAGDSPGWPAVLSESSTPVGGQPEAGSGL
- the SPINDOC gene encoding spindlin interactor and repressor of chromatin-binding protein isoform X3 → MAVKAEGAALDCFEVTLKCEEGEDDEEAMVVAVIPRPEPMLRVAQRAKSPPPRPSLLEAGGDGCEEPRQQVSWEQEFLVGNSPGGSGRALCMVCGAEIRAPSADTARAHILEQHPHTLDLSPSEKSNILEAWSEGVALLQDFRAEQPSPPHSDSGQEVEVDPDSDPDPAEMPAEIVVLLDSEDNPSLPRRSRPRGLRPLELPAAPVPEPVSKKPRGQRWKEPPGEEPVRKKRGRPMTKTLDLDPDPDPGEGEEDPPSPDSPTETFAAPAEVRHFTDGSFPAGFVLQLFSHTQLRASDSKDSPKEGRVAERGLLQPESPSPGYPRAAGGAPGSQPPARLVQASPGHQGCGSR
- the SPINDOC gene encoding spindlin interactor and repressor of chromatin-binding protein isoform X2, with the protein product MAVKAEGAALDCFEVTLKCEEGEDDEEAMVVAVIPRPEPMLRVAQRAKSPPPRPSLLEAGGDGCEEPRQQVSWEQEFLVGNSPGGSGRALCMVCGAEIRAPSADTARAHILEQHPHTLDLSPSEKSNILEAWSEGVALLQDFRAEQPSPPHSDSGQEVEVDPDSDPDPAEMPAEIVVLLDSEDNPSLPRRSRPRGLRPLELPAAPVPEPVSKKPRGQRWKEPPGEEPVRKKRGRPMTKTLDLDPDPDPDPPSPDSPTETFAAPAEVRHFTDGSFPAGFVLQLFSHTQLRASDSKDSPKEGRVAERGLLQPESPSPAPPPGLRGTLDLQVIRVRLEEPPAVSLLQDWSKHPQGTKGVGAGDSPGWPAVLSESSTPVGGQPEAGSGL